The following proteins are encoded in a genomic region of Phragmites australis chromosome 9, lpPhrAust1.1, whole genome shotgun sequence:
- the LOC133929902 gene encoding gallate 1-beta-glucosyltransferase 84A24-like, with the protein MQSRPHVLLVSFPLQGHVNPLLRLGGRLAAKGLLVTFTTFRHGGLRALRDDGACVDFGLGRLRFEYLRDGTRCPDDPCYLDPSDMLRHVVDVGPSALDGLIRLQADAGRPVACVVNNPFVPWALDVAGGMGIPCAMLWIQSCAVLSLYYHFYSFPEAFPSEAEPDMPVALPGLPTVAAEELPLMVRPEYAGTLWGEVLRAQLGEIKKTVSWVLVNTFDGLERSAIEALRAHVPVTLVGPLLEHDHEGNDELAVAADKGSMAWLDAQPPRSVVYVAFGSLVNIGRGEMLAVAEGLLGTGRAFLWVVRDDSRELLPEDVLAACSDKGKIVAWCPQGRLLGHGAVGCFVTHCGWNSITEALAAGVPVVGYPWWSDQFTNAKLLVDEYKVGVRLPAPVTQDALRACVDEVMSGPDAAAFRMRAAKWKEEATAAVADGGSSDRNLQAFVEDIRRSRLQRI; encoded by the coding sequence ATGCAGTCGCGGCCGCACGTCCTCCTCGTGTCGTTCCCTCTTCAGGGCCACGTCAACCCGCTCCTTCGCCTCGGCGGACGCCTCGCGGCCAAGGGCCTCCTCGTCACCTTCACCACGTTCCGCCACGGCGGCCTCCGCGCCCTGCGCGACGACGGCGCCTGCGTTGACTTCGGGCTCGGCCGCCTCCGGTTCGAGTATCTTCGCGACGGGACGCGCTGCCCGGACGACCCGTGCTACCTGGACCCCAGCGACATGCTACGGCACGTCGTGGACGTGGGGCCCTCGGCGCTCGATGGCCTCATCCGGCTCCAGGCCGACGCCGGGCGGCCCGTGGCGTGCGTCGTGAACAACCCCTTCGTGCCATGGGCGCTCGACGTGGCCGGGGGGATGGGCATCCCGTGCGCGATGCTTTGGATTCAGTCGTGCGCCGTGTTGTCGCTGTACTATCACTTCTACAGCTTCCCCGAGGCCTTCCCGTCTGAGGCCGAGCCCGACATGCCGGTTGCGCTGCCCGGCCTGCCAACGGTGGCCGCGGAAGAGCTGCCACTCATGGTTCGTCCCGAGTACGCGGGGACCTTGTGGGGCGAAGTGCTCAGGGCGCAGCTCGGAGAGATCAAGAAAACGGTGTCTTGGGTGCTGGTCAACACATTCGACGGGCTCGAGCGCTCGGCCATTGAGGCGCTTCGCGCCCACGTGCCGGTTACGCTCGTTGGTCCGCTCTTGGAGCATGACCATGAGGGCAACGACGAGCTTGCCGTGGCAGCTGACAAGGGCAGCATGGCGTGGCTCGACGCGCAGCCGCCCCGTTCCGTGGTGTACGTGGCGTTCGGCAGCCTCGTGAACATCGGCCGAGGCGAGATGTTGGCTGTAGCAGAGGGTCTGCTCGGCACCGGCAGGGCTTTCCTCTGGGTGGTGCGCGACGACAGCCGCGAGCTCCTTCCGGAAGACGTCCTCGCGGCCTGCAGCGACAAGGGCAAAATCGTGGCGTGGTGCCCGCAGGGGCGCCTGCTCGGCCACGGCGCCGTCGGATGCTTCGTGACGCACTGCGGTTGGAACTCGATCACCGAGGCGCTCGCCGCGGGCGTGCCGGTGGTTGGGTACCCGTGGTGGTCCGACCAGTTTACCAACGCCAAGCTCTTGGTGGACGAGTACAAGGTCGGCGTCCGGCTGCCCGCGCCAGTGACGCAGGACGCCCTCCGTGCGTGCGTTGACGAGGTGATGAGCGGGCCGGATGCAGCAGCGTTCCGGATGAGAGCGGCAAAGTGGAAGGAGGAAGCGACAGCAGCCGTCGCCGATGGCGGGTCCTCAGACCGGAACCTCCAGGCTTTTGTTGAAGATATACGACGGTCCAGACTCCAGCGGATCTGA